A stretch of Oncorhynchus mykiss isolate Arlee chromosome 12, USDA_OmykA_1.1, whole genome shotgun sequence DNA encodes these proteins:
- the LOC110537607 gene encoding ubiquitin carboxyl-terminal hydrolase 28 isoform X1: MGKTTNSVSQGDISHAVGLLTTQPPEEGQGTEETADTEANRETQKRAPPKDDLQTAIELSLQKSQAEEIELNRAQEDRAARVKRKSCEAQGESCSPADWIRQDGWPVGIHNMGNTCWFSAVIQSLFHLPVFRRLVLNYCLSERILEKCKSHSDKRNIAFLQELRCLFALMVGSTRRFVDPSAAVELLREAFRSSEAQQDVSECTHKLLDWLEDAFQLAANGNSLEDKKENPMVQLFYGTFVAERTHEGKTLSNIEQFGQYPLQVNGFNNLEECLEGAMVEGEIEALHPDQTISSGSKRWFSKLPPVLTFELSRFEFNQSLGRPEKIHKKLEFPQIIYMDRYLHKNNEQTHNRRGEVKRLKEHLTVLQQKLECYRSYGSGPTNYPLADMLQYMLEFACTKPTSVSPAEDPRLAASSPTPPSSNPQHTDANPDDTSQCHEPGDAGPSDSSTCQQKHSSSQRMPVYKPFTQCRPPMDAPPHPAPHSVTEEELRFVKTCLQRWRTEMENNMDELKASIDRVSQALEGVYSDNRLCQVPYRLHAVLVHEGQALAGHYWAYIYDHSNQCWMKYNDVIVSESSWEELVRDSYGGMTNASAYCLMYIDNRLPHLIAEDTDDETGQVMQGMDSLPPILGRYVREDNHWFQQELREWEEQLYQPPQEEPAAPTAASTSTRVPSKKKDEAAEPVPQPGPAQEPTGEQGQEPEAELAVKPAVESEKPVPTSQPQSPVPVSPVPVSLENAGSSPEESDHQTVTPEPCQHTSEDKEGQQHSQVGRQLPPPQSPSPAAEMNGQAQTAAVTHDPSTEFTTETDSETGVREAGAEAAAAPDTQADSEDGQDALPAPCRQQQQPENVVLEVEIPNVGRILVQADNDGYNEEMMLTPAMQGIIMAIAKARQAFDNEGPEAGLIKAFQEEYSRLFELSQEETTAQQDPRLHHALVYFFQNKAPNRVIERTLLDGFTDRNLSFDDMSISIMREARAKLRLIKPEDMDMEEYMQWHDDYSLFRTVFVYLLTGLEQYQHGKVREALNYLNHAYKDNTMLLRRGEKRGVEQSLIALYRRRCLKELNDNAATLFRSSEVSGAEEGVIIMNEAVIPCMHLMSRPDMISQEDLDTMEAIRSHWCSYLEVDLDDSLQLKLGEFLPRVLDCSTERVFLKDPPTVLSKVPHDLCSRLAAIMESITNTSVVAVK, encoded by the exons GTCAGCCAGGGGGACATCAGCCATGCTGTTGGACTGCTGACCACACAGCCTCCAGAGGAGGGCCAGGGGACTGAGGAGACCGCAGACACAGAAGCCAACAGGGAGACCCAGAAAA GGGCTCCACCTAAAGATGACCTTCAGACAGCCATCGAGCTCAGCTTGCAAAAATCCCAGGCAGAGGAGATAGAGCTCAACAG AGCACAGGAGGACAGGGCTGCACGAGTGAAGAGGAAGAGCTGCGAGGCCCAGGGAGAGAGCTGCAGCCCTGCAGACTGGATCCGCCAGGATGGGTGGCCTGTGGGCATCCACAACATGGGCAACACCTGCTGGTTCAGTGCCGTTATACAG TCCCTTTTCCACCTGCCCGTGTTCCGCAGATTGGTACTCAACTACTGCCTGTCTGAGCGAATCCTGGAGAAGTGTAAGAGCCACTCG GACAAGAGGAACATAGCCTTCTTGCAGGAGCTGCGCTGTCTCTTTGCTCTCATGGTGGGCTCCACTCGCAGGTTTGTGGACCCGTCTGCTGCCGTCGAGCTTTTGAGAGAGGCTTTCAGATCCAGTGAGGCCCAACAG GATGTGAGTGAGTGCACCCACAAACTCCTTGACTGGCTTGAAGATGCCTTTCAGCTGGCTGCCAATGGAAA CAGCCTAGAAGATAAAAAAGAAAATCCAATGGTTCAGCTTTTCTATGGGACGTTTGTGGCAGAGAGAACACATGAGG GCAAGACCTTATCCAACATCGAGCAGTTTGGCCAGTACCCCTTACAAGTCAACGGTTTCAACAACTTGGAGGAATGTCTGGAAGGTGCCATGGTAGAGGGGGAGATTGAAGCCCTCCATCCGGATCAAACCATTTCATCTGGCAGCAAG AGATGGTTCTCAAAGTTACCACCAGTGTTGACCTTTGAACTGTCCAGGTTTGAGTTCAACCAGTCGTTAGGACGCCCAGAGAAGATTCACAAGAAACTGGAGTTCCCACAAATCATTTATATGGACAG ATACCTTCACAAGAACAATGAGCAGACCcacaacaggagaggagaggtgaagcgACTGAAGGAGCATCTTACGGTCCTGCAGCAGAAACTGGAATG CTACAGAAGCTATGGCTCCGGACCGACAAACTATCCCCTGGCAGACATGTTACAGTACATGTTGGAGTTCGCCTGCACTAAGCCCACCAGTGTGTCCCCTGCTGAAGACCCGAGGCTGGCTGCCTCTTCCCCCACTCCCCCCAGCAGCAACCCCCAGCACACAGACGCCAACCCTGACGATACCAG TCAGTGTCATGAGCCAGGAGACGCAGGCCCGTCCGACAGCTCCACCTGTCAGCAGAAGCACTCCTCGAGCCAGAGGATGCCCGTCTACAAGCCCTTCACCCAGTGCAGACCCCCCATGGACGCCCCACCTCATCCCGCCCCCCACAGTGTGACGGAGGAGGAGCTGCGATTCGTCAAGACCTGCCTGCAGCGCTGGAGGACAGAGATGGAGAACAACATGGACG AGCTAAAGGCCAGCATCGACAGGGTCAGCCAAGCGCTGGAGGGCGTGTACTCGGATAACCGTCTGTGTCAG GTTCCGTACAGGCTTCACGCTGTCCTCGTCCACGAGGGCCAAGCCTTGGCTGGCCACTACTGGGCCTATATCTACGACCACAGCAACCAGTGCTGGATGAAGTACAACGACGTCATCGTCAGCGAGTCCTCCTGGGAGGAGCTGGTCAGGGACTCGTACGGAGGCATGACCAACGCCAGCGCCTATTGTCTCATGTATATCGACAACAGGCTGCCTCACCTAATTGCAG AAGACACAGATGACGAGACGGGCCAGGTCATGCAGGGCATGGACTCTCTGCCACCCATCCTCGGGCGCTACGTGCGCGAGGACAACCACTGGTTCCAGCAAGAGCTCAGGGAGTGGGAAGAGCAGTTATACCAGCCGCCACAGGAGGAGCCGGCCGCTCCCACAGCAGCCTCCACCTCCACTCGTGTTCCCAGTAAAAAAAAAGACGAGGCAGCAGAACCAGTCCCCCAACCTGGACCTGCCCAGGAACCCACTGGGGAGCAGGGACAGGAACCAGAGGCAGAGTTGGCTGTTAAACCGGCAGTGGAATCTGAAA AGCCTGTCCCAACAAGCCAGCCCCAGTCCCCAGTACCTGTGTCCCCAGTACCTGTGTCCCTGGAGAACGCTGGCAGCAGCCCAGAGGAGAGCGACCACCAGACTGTCACGCCAGAGCCCTGCCAACATACCAGCGAGGACAAGGAGGGGCAGCAACACAGTCAAGTGGGCAGG CAGCTCCCCCCACCACAGTCTCCCAGCCCTGCAGCAGAGATGAATGGCCAGGCCCAGACTGCAGCTGTGACCCATGACCCCTCCACAGAGTTCACCACTGAGACCGACAGCGAGACTGGAGTCAGAGAGGCAGGGGCGGAAGCTGCGGCAGCGCCCGACACCCAGGCAGACAGCGAGGATGGTCAGGACGCCCTGCCGGCACCTTGTCGCCAGCAGCAGCAACCAGAGAACGTGGTGTTGGAGGTGGAGATCCCCAACGTGGGCAGGATCCTGGTGCAGGCTGACAATGACGGCTACAATGAAGAG ATGATGCTCACTCCAGCTATGCAGGGAATCATTATGGCCATAGCCAAAGCCAGACAGGCATTCGACAATGAAGGCCCTGAGGCTGGCCTCATCAAG GCGTTCCAGGAGGAGTACTCCCGTCTGTTTGagttgtcccaggaggagaccaCTGCCCAGCAGGACCCACGCCTGCACCACGCCCTGGTCTACTTCTTCCAGAACAAGGCGCCCAATCGCGTCATCGAGAGGACCCTGCTGGATGGCTTCACCGACCGCAACCTCAGCTTCGACGACAT GTCCATCAGTATCATGAGAGAGGCGCGCGCCAAACTACGCCTCATCAAGCCAGAGGATATGGATATGGAGGAATATATG CAATGGCATGACGACTACAGCCTGTTCCGGACAGTGTTTGTCTACCTGCTGACGGGCTTGGAACAGTACCAGCATGGAAA GGTGAGAGAGGCGCTGAATTACCTCAACCACGCCTACAAAGACAACACCATGCTactgagaagaggggagaagagaggggtggagCAGTCACTTATTGCACTTTACAGGAGGAGATGTCTCAAA GAATTGAATGACAATGCGGCCACCCTGTTCCGGAGCAGCGAGGTGAGCGGCGCAGAGGAGGGCGTGATCATCATGAACGAGGCGGTTATCCCCTGCATGCACCTGATGAGCCGGCCGGACATGATCAGCCAGGAGGACCTGGACACCATGGAGGCTATCCGCAGCCACTGGTGCTCCTACCTGGAAGTGGACCTGGATg ACTCCCTACAGTTAAAGCTGGGTGAGTTTCTGCCCAGGGTTCTGGATTGCTCAACAGAGAGGGTGTTCTTAAAAGATCCACCAACGGTGCTCTCCAAAGTGCCCCACGACTTGTGCAGCCGCCTGGCCGCCATCATGGAGTCTATCACCAACACCTCTGTGGTCGCTGTCAAGTAA